One window from the genome of Osmerus eperlanus chromosome 1, fOsmEpe2.1, whole genome shotgun sequence encodes:
- the card19 gene encoding caspase recruitment domain family, member 19: MGDTFHDQLLEDSRFLKSDRRLDTELVDKLILQLNRIYPQILSDKEATKFRDLDVPTCIRLSELLNHLQGRGEEACREFYRALHLHVEEVYYSLPTRLRLRDDPFSVPLVKSNQRYALNDKGPLFFLGCFSVAMGMAMSYYYGESRVTGGSRALGLVALGLGRTAREVLIWYSEDNISM, translated from the exons ATGGGAG ACACCTTCCATGACCAACTACTGGAGGACAGCCGGTTCCTCAAATCCGACAGGAGGCTGGACACAGAACTGGTGGACAAACTCATCCTTCAGCTCAACAGGATCTACCCGCAGATTCTCTCAGACAAGGAGGCCACCAAA TTCAGGGACCTGGACGTTCCCACCTGCATCCGTCTGTCAGAACTGCTCAACCacctgcaggggagaggagaggaggcctgtcGGGAGTTCTACAGGGCGCTTCACCTGCATGTGGAGGAGGTGTACTACAGCCTGCCCACACGCCTCCGCCTCAGAG ATGACCCCTTCAGTGTTCCACTCGTAAAGTCCAATCAGAGATATGCGCTAAATGACAAAG GTCCTCTGTTCTTCCTGGGTTGTTTCAGCGTTGCCATGGGGATGGCCATGTCGTATTACTACGgag AGTCCAGAGTGACTGGCGGCAGTCGGGCCCTGGGCTTGGTGgctctggggctggggagaaCGGCCAGAGAGGTGCTCATATGGTACTCCGAGGACAACATCAGCATGTAA